In Mycobacterium sp. Aquia_216, a genomic segment contains:
- a CDS encoding 3-hydroxyacyl-CoA dehydrogenase, with protein sequence MEIKDAVAVVTGGASGLGLATTKRLLDAGAQVVVIDLRGEDAVRELGDRARFVESDVTDEAGVGSALDVAESLGPLRINVNCAGIGNAIKTLSKDGPFPLDAFKKVVGVNLIGTFNVLRLAAERIAKTEPVGPSDKQERGVIINTASVAAFDGQIGQAAYSASKGGVVGMTLPIARDLSRELIRVVTIAPGLFKTPLLGSLPEEAQKSLGKQVPHPARLGDPDEYGALAVHIVENPMLNGEVIRLDGAIRMAPR encoded by the coding sequence ATGGAGATCAAGGACGCGGTTGCCGTCGTCACCGGAGGCGCGTCAGGCCTGGGCCTGGCCACCACCAAACGGCTCCTCGACGCGGGCGCACAAGTGGTGGTGATCGATCTGCGGGGCGAAGACGCCGTCCGCGAACTGGGCGACCGCGCCCGCTTCGTCGAGAGCGACGTCACCGATGAGGCCGGCGTCGGCAGCGCGCTCGACGTGGCCGAGTCGCTGGGCCCGCTGCGGATCAACGTCAACTGCGCGGGCATCGGTAACGCCATCAAGACGCTGTCCAAGGACGGCCCGTTCCCGCTGGACGCGTTCAAGAAGGTGGTCGGGGTCAACCTGATCGGCACCTTCAACGTGCTGCGGTTGGCCGCCGAGCGCATCGCCAAGACCGAGCCCGTCGGCCCCTCGGACAAACAAGAGCGGGGCGTCATCATCAACACCGCCTCGGTCGCCGCGTTCGACGGTCAGATCGGCCAGGCCGCCTACTCGGCGTCCAAGGGCGGCGTGGTCGGCATGACCCTGCCGATCGCCCGGGACCTGTCGCGCGAGCTCATTCGCGTGGTGACCATCGCGCCGGGATTGTTCAAGACCCCGTTGCTGGGTTCGCTGCCCGAGGAGGCGCAGAAGTCGCTGGGCAAGCAGGTGCCGCACCCCGCCCGGCTGGGCGATCCCGACGAGTACGGCGCGCTGGCCGTGCACATCGTGGAGAACCCGATGCTCAACGGCGAGGTCATCCGCCTCGATGGCGCCATCCGCATGGCGCCGCGCTGA
- a CDS encoding CaiB/BaiF CoA transferase family protein: MSGPLNGLRVVELAGIGPGPHAAMILGDLGADVVRVDRPGSAGGVVKDAMSRNRRIVAADLKSGEGHQLVLDLIAKADVLIEGYRPGVTERLGLGPEDCAKVNDRLIYARMTGWGQAGPRSQQAGHDINYISLNGILHAIGRAGERPVPPLNLVGDFGGGSMFLLVGILSALWERQSSGKGQVVDAAMVDGSSVLVQMMWQMRSSGMWSDERGTNMLDSGAPYYDTYECADGRYVAVGAIEPQFYAAMLAGLGLDAADLPPQNDVGRWPELRAVFTDTFARHDRDHWAKVFADSDACVTPVLAFGEVQTEPHITERNTFYEVNGGLQPRAAPRFSRTAPDTPRQAVPVADVQDVLNDWV; this comes from the coding sequence ATGTCGGGACCACTCAATGGATTGCGGGTCGTGGAGCTGGCGGGCATCGGGCCGGGGCCCCATGCCGCGATGATTCTGGGAGATCTGGGGGCCGACGTGGTGCGCGTCGATCGGCCCGGGAGCGCCGGCGGGGTTGTGAAGGACGCGATGAGCCGCAACCGCCGGATCGTGGCCGCCGACCTCAAGTCCGGTGAAGGACACCAACTTGTCCTGGACCTGATCGCCAAGGCCGACGTCTTGATCGAGGGCTATCGCCCCGGCGTCACCGAGCGGCTGGGCCTGGGCCCCGAGGACTGCGCGAAGGTCAACGACCGCCTGATCTACGCCCGAATGACCGGATGGGGCCAGGCCGGCCCGCGCAGCCAGCAGGCGGGCCATGACATCAACTACATCTCGCTGAACGGGATCCTGCACGCCATCGGCCGGGCGGGCGAGCGGCCGGTGCCGCCGCTGAACCTGGTCGGCGACTTCGGCGGCGGCTCAATGTTCCTGCTGGTCGGGATCCTGTCCGCGCTGTGGGAGCGGCAGAGCTCCGGCAAGGGTCAGGTGGTCGACGCGGCGATGGTGGACGGCTCCAGCGTGCTGGTTCAGATGATGTGGCAGATGCGCAGCTCCGGGATGTGGTCCGACGAACGCGGCACCAACATGCTGGACAGCGGCGCGCCCTACTATGACACCTACGAGTGCGCCGACGGGCGCTACGTCGCGGTCGGTGCCATCGAACCGCAGTTCTACGCGGCCATGCTGGCCGGGCTGGGCCTGGACGCCGCCGACCTGCCGCCGCAGAACGATGTCGGTCGCTGGCCCGAGCTGCGGGCGGTGTTCACCGACACCTTCGCCCGCCACGACCGGGACCACTGGGCCAAGGTGTTCGCCGACTCCGACGCCTGCGTCACGCCGGTGCTGGCCTTCGGCGAGGTGCAGACGGAGCCGCACATCACCGAGCGAAACACCTTCTATGAAGTCAATGGTGGTCTGCAGCCCCGGGCGGCCCCGCGGTTTTCCCGGACCGCGCCCGATACACCGCGCCAGGCGGTGCCGGTGGCCGACGTCCAGGACGTCCTCAACGACTGGGTATAG